TCAGCACCAAATGTCTCCCGTAGAAAGTCTGCACACAATGTACAATGTACTGTGCATGATACTGAATATCTTGAGGAATCTCAATGGcatagcaaacaaacaaaacaaataaaaaagtgaaaaattGAGGACCAAGATAGAAGCAGTGTTATTTGTGTACCACAAATGTGAACAGTTTTCTCTCCAGACCTTTTGTTCTCATTGCCAGCCATATATCAATGCAGCAATGTGCTGGGCATGTGAATCTTGAGTACAAAATCTTGTGTCTGAAATTAAAGCCAGCAGCCCTTCGCCATCTATTtacatctgaaatatcacaaaGTATCTGTCAACAACACAAAGAGGCTATTTTCCCACCCCACCACAGACAAAGAATGCCTTACCCTTCTGCAACAGCAATTTCAAACATGATTAAAATCAATGACAAATGATTACCATGGGCGGAGCAGCAGGCTGGGTTTCTGAAAGTAACAACTTAGCAGCGTAATGTGCATCTGTGTCCTACTGGACTCAGACAACTCGACAGTCTGTCGTCTATAGTTtctcttgtgttgtgtgtgttgaggagatAAGGGTAGGGAGATGGTTTGAATTAGGAGAGAATCTCTTGCGATCTAGAATGCTCCagatgtttgttgtgtttacatGGTATACGTAAGTCTAAGACATTTAATGACATTTTGATAATGATTTGTAGTAAATAACATCAAGGTAGAGTTCACTTCAGTATTTACAGTAATATTACTCTATGTTGAAGTTTGTGGTTTGATCTAACTAATTAAATGAGATTCTGGATGGAAAATGTGTTTCAGTAATtcacataaatatatactttAGAATGTAATGTTGTTTATAGTTTATTCATATAATAGCTTGTTTATGTTTAATGTATTATCAAATGTTAATGAAGGGAGCCCTCTTGTAAAGCCTTAATATGCTATTTTAATGCAGACATAGCACTGTTGCAAGGTTTAGAGCACTAACTATATGAGAGTCAGACAAGCTTTTTATGGACACTCTGTGAGCCTGCCCTTCATAACCCTTCAGTTAATGATTATGATAATGTATTCACTAAACGCATCCAAGTCATTAACGCCTTTTGTGCTGCTCAGGCCGTTCAGCTGTAACGTCATTCAGCATTACCTGTACCGCTATTGTGTGATGTCAAGACTAAGACTCTATCAATTCAGCAGCCATGTCTTACACTGTCTGTCCACCATGATAATGACTGAAAGTGCCAAGCCTTCTGTCAGTCTAGTATGATGGAAGGATCCCATGAGAGAATAACCACTTGCTCTCTAAATGCCCTTGAGGGACCGTATACTTAATTCGTCATTTgacatgtgcagtgtgtgtcatAATGTGCATAAGTGATGTATGATCACGGCCATAATCAAGTCCATCACAGCTCATATTCCAGTGTCTTACGTCATGTAAGTCATTCAAATGACTGCAAAGAAATATACATGACCACCATAGAAATGTGAATCAAACTGGTGGTAATTGTTTACCTAAGACACAATGCAGGGAAAAGACAACTCACAACCTACACAATGTAATATTGAGAAGAATTTAGATGttggtgtgtgcatatgtgcatacttgtgcgtctgtgtgtgtgcatatgtgcatacttgtgtgtctgtgtgtgtgcatatgtgcatacttgtgtgtctgtgtgtgtgtgcatatgcgcatacgtgtgtgtctgtgtgtgtgcatatgtgcatacttgtgtgtctgtgtgtgtgcatatgtgcatacttgtgtgattgtgtgtgtgcatatgcgcatacttgtgtgtctgtgtgtgtgcatatgtgcatacttgtgtgtctgtgtgtgtgcatatgcgcacacttgtgtgtatatatgtgtgtgcatatgcgcatacgtgtgtgtatatgtgtgcatgcttttCAGTTGCATCTGTTTTCCTTTGTGTCCCATGGTGATTGCTCTGCCATGAGGCTATTCTATAATGCTGAACATAATTAATTTGAGGATTAATTGTGGAGCCTAATCACTTCTGGGAATAGTGACACTGGCCTTAGGACTACTATAGCTTATTTTTATCCAAACAAACCAATGCGGCTGTGGATTTCCATGTCTGGTCCATTGAGACACATTGCCAGATCCTTCATCGTTTAAAACAACCCAGCCAGCGTCTTACATGGAGGCACCTGTTTGTTTAAGGATTCTCTGTATTCTCAGAAACATCAACCCAATTATCAAACACATTTTCCTTACTGAATattcagtgattttttttcactgCATAAGCAATGTCATTTTCTTTCATCCATTTTAATCAGATTGCTAAAGGTCACATTAATTCTGCTTTATAAAACATTGCATAACAATGGTGCTTTTATGACTGCTTGCCTTGTAATGAGTACCTTTGATTTGCATCCAGAAAAGGTTCAGAATGTGTTACTTTAGTTTGGTGCAGAACAAATGTGGTTATAATCCTGTGTCATACACACCTCTGTAATGCACACAGATATTGCTGCAAAAGTGTATTTCAAGATCTCTAAGATAAGACCTCTCATCCATGTGTTTTGTCTTCAAAGAGCTACTGTCAGGCATCTTTGAGACCTGATGGGAAATACATGTCCTCTGCTGAATCCTTGGCAGCATCTCTGCAGAAGACATGTCAACAAAAGACAGAATTAAACATGGCAATACCACTAGTAACTGTATCAGTGGCACTTCAATTAGAGAGGCAGATTTCTACCAGATGCATGCCTGGGATGCTAATCAGATAAACACAATTAGCATTCCACTAAGAAAGACACCCTACGGATGCAGATCAAATGTCATTTCTACAAACTCGACGAGGGAGCTTGAAGCCAAATCAGTCTTGGCTTTACTCTATCTTCATTTTCTTTGTTCATCTAATAAATGTTTCTGTCAGCCTGATGCACAATTCAGATCAAAACTCATTGGGTTTAACTGCtgtcaaacagacagagaagaacacTGACAAGGTCGCATAGTGGTTGTGTAGTGATTGTCAAGGTCATTTGTGTAAGGTTTCTCAGTCTTCTGATATTGTTTCTTATCTGAAAAACATGTTAGATAGTAGTGGCAGTGCAGTATTTTGCATTGtattagttgtagtagtagtctTTCAGTCTGTTTGCTCCTAAgcatacaaataaatgaatatcaGATCAGCCCAACTTTTTGGTGGATTGTGCCTGGTTTGtaaagagatggatggatgaaagaTAATAACTGTCTGTTTCGTTTCACTTATACTGATCTCagaaaaatacttttttaatTTGCTGGGCATAATTAAATTGCTTTTGAGGATTGTATGGTTGAGTTGACATGCAAATTCAAGCAATTAGACTCATGACTGAATGCACCAGAGCTTCTCATTACATTTCTGGTGAAATTGGTGCAAACGTGGAGATTTTGACCCTGCATTCTGTAGCCTGCTCTCAGACTCTCTAAACAGCACTATACTGTCACATTGCAGAGTCTCTGATACCCCTCTCAGATGTGTGATGCATGGGGGGGTGTTTGTCCAGGATAGTACAGACAAGCATACAAAGAGGGTGATGTGCTTGCTTTAGTATCACATGAAACCAGTTGGCTTCTGGGACCAGCCTTCCTCTTGCTGCTTCCTTTAAAGATGAATATTCAAACACGTTTCTTAGCCAAATGTATAAACCTATGAAACACACTTGACATTAACAAAGAGGCGGGAGAGTGTCATGGGACATGAAATATATTTGAATCGAAAACAGAATATGTAGATTTTCCTTATCAGATTTGGTACAAGCCGTGATGGAGTCTGAAGATCATGAAGTTTAGGGGCAGTTTGCACCAGTGTGATTGCTCACCTCTTGTATATAGTGAGTCTATCAGCAGTGTTACTGCTATGATTGTATGcaaaacaccaacactgacTAAAGTGACACAGAGAAAATCATTGAAATCAGCATACAAGCACCacagaatatacagtatgtgcagtaTATGTATTCTCAAGGAgtatttcctctttctccttttagATATCACCTGCTATGTTCTGCTTTAAAATACTACACTTGATACGAGGTACTTTCTTTTGGAGAGATGATTGTCTAGCAAGTCAACATTCTAACAGGGAAATATCACACAAAGGCATTACTTGGTAAGATGTTAATGCCTGCCGGTGAATGACAACAATGTAAATGTTGCCGACATAAAACAACGCAAAATGGCGCTGTGATTCCAGATTTTAGGATTAAACACTGCTTATAAAGATGTGCTTTAATACGAGATTATTTTATATCCTTACAGAAGTAAGATACACTTGATTTTTATGCATTGAAAACACTTATCTAGGTCACATTTCTTCACTTATTCAAAttgttgtatgtgtgagctaaatgtgttttgttcgtTGCACACATCAAGAAAAGCTCTGTCTCCTCTTACATTGACATTAATCCACAATCCCCAAGGAAACCAAAAGCCTGTTCTTCCAGCAGACCATAGCCCAGAAGGCTACCGCAGTGCCTATAGCATCTCTGTGGTGCACAGAATCCCCAAACAGTAAGAGAAGAGATATAGAGGATTTAAAGGTGGAATGTATTTTTGTTTCAAGCAAAGAGCATCTTCCTCTGTTACACATTGCAGTATTACATCAACATCAAACTCTATCTatgtatccatctatccatccatccatctatttatccatctatctatctatctatctatctatctatctatctatttatccatctatctatctatttatccatctatctatctatctatctatctatctatctatctatttatcgtTAAACTATCTTTCTAATAgatttctatctatctttaaaatgtttttcCTGACATCAGGCAACCGAATCCTCAGTTATCCTCACCTTCACTCTATAACTTAGCATCAGCgtcaaaaaaaaagactgcagAATCATTTTTGAAAAGTGGGTTCTGTGTGGTATTGAACCTGCCCAAATCTTCATTTTTCATCAGAGTACTTTTAGCCTCTGCATTTCAATCAGTGCAAAAGATTAGTGTGAAGGCATTTGTTTGAAAGGGGACTCATCCTTCCTCTTTTGTCATATTTTGTCTTGTCTGAAACATTATGATTGCTATCGCTTTCCTATTGTTTTTCAGCTCCATAGGAATAAAAACATGAACAGAGTGAGTTCCTGTGTGGTTCGGTGAGTAAACGTGAACGTGAACGTGAACGTGACAGTAAACAAGGCTATGGTATGCTGGAGAGTGCCCTCTGCCATCTCAGGAGAGCTGATCACCCTTTTCTTAACAGGCAGACAGAGCAAATGTCAGCATGCTTTAAAAAGCATACCCTTTGCCGTGGCTGTCAGAAGTCCCTCTGCATCATGAGCGATTCACAGTGACCAGTTCACTGTCTTGCTCATTTTATGAACTTCTGTGAGATGTGCAAAATGCTGGAAGGCGTATTTGAAATTAACATCCCTATGGACAAACTGGTATGTCCTGTTCTCCTCCCATAATCAATAATGCTGTTTTTTTGTCAACTCCTTCAAAAAGCATTAAACTCATAGGCTAAGCCCTCTTAACTATAGGCTTATACTTGTGATTGTGTTCCAGCAAAATAATGCAAAAATTGCTTCCAGAGACCGGTCTTTCAATGTGGAAAAAAACATTGCTaacaaattattttatttccatGAATTGTAGCTTTGAACAAGAACAGATTTCAAACCACAGCTGCAAGCTCTCGCTAGCTGAACCAACACAGAGAATAGCTGACAATGGAACAGATCTTGCCCTGATTCCTGCCACGCAGGATCAGTGCCAACATATGCTGCTACCTGAGAGAAAATGCAGACTCAATGAATGGAACCATGGGCATGGCTGTAATGaagtaaaacaatgtttgaCTGACAAAGTGAAGTGGGTTTTCCAATTAAGCAACACACTGAATTAACATCATTAATTAGGGGCACGGATTGACCTATAAAATGCAAACTAAGCTTGAGTGGCAGGGATTTGTTACAAAAAACGCAAGAGAAGCCTACAGTATACATAGCTAATCGGATTCTTTATCACTTTATTCATTCAAAGACTGCTTCCAATTAAAGACTACCAGCTTTGTCTGCTGTCTTCCAATATTGCCTAGCTTTTAGCTATTTAAGGTGATTAGATGTATTAAAACATGTCGGTTGTAAATCTTTTCATTGCCAGGTTGTAGCAGTGAATCTGATAATTACCGACCTAACACGTGATGAGTTTATCAACGTGATTATCACGGAATACGTTAGACAAGGCATGTGCCTTTAAGGTGAGAGGACAGTGTCATAGTGTCGTTAAACCCTTGTGAGACTGATGTAGTTGTCTCAAAAGTTTAACTAGGGAACAGTGCTGTGGATGAAAGCAGTCCAACCCTGAGAGATAACAAGCGGAGAAGAAGGCAGCCGAAGAGGGGGACAAGAGACTGGCAATTGATCCTCAGACTGATGCGGTCCGTTGAAGGGAACATTATCAGACATAATAATCTGAATGAACTAACGAACAGACCGCAACCACCCAAACTCAGGTCGATTGATACCGAAAACAATCGGAATGAGATGTATGCGACTGACTTGCGCCCTGGACATGAGGGAACACCGTGCGCTGTTAACGAAACGATAGTTGGTTTCTTTCTTCAAGGGGACTACCGGACTAGGAACCTTTGTTGATCTAACCATGTCTTTTGAATTTCGAGCGCTGCTTTTCGGAATTGTCACTATGTTGGTGATATTTTTAATAATTGCTGACATTTCTGTAGTGGAAGAAGAAATAGCGTAAGTATGTTATTATTAACGTTAAAATAAATCGTTTAAACACGTTTAGCGCCACGTGCAGACATAACATTTATGGAATTTTAGTGTTATGTTTCATTGACTGCGTTGATGTGCTTTTTAAGAATAAGACATTTGATTAGCTGATGTATATTGACTACTATTAAGTAAGTAGGCTGTTGCTTGTGGTTCCTCTAAGCATTAACAACTTTAGTGTATTATCATAAATGCCCTGCACCGTTAGAATCAACAGTGCAGGCGCcttattactgtgtgtgtgtcttgaacaGCTGTTGGAAGTTGACGTCTAACAGGAGCCCTGGGGTTGAACATGAACATCAAATTCACAAAGTATCTCtgttaaaatgaacaaaaagaGTGAGCCTACATTTTAGAGCTTCAGccacaaaataacaaaacaaggcATTGCTAGAGTGAGATTATGTATGCTAAGGACCTTGAAGATTCTCTCAATCTAAATCAGGTAGGAACAGGTATGACAGGCTACAGCACACCTTGAGCCACCGTGACCTGCTCAAACTGCCTCCAACGCTGAATCAATAGCATCACGCAAGCCACAGTAACAAAGCAACCCTCTGGCACAGTGACAAATGGCAAaggcagtgtgtggtgtggttcaaCACTTCAGTATTCTGTTTGCTCTTAGCTCCATTCAGTACATGCTGAAGTAGGGTTTGTAGGGTAGCAGAGAGGGGATTACTGTTTGATTTGTTagcaagagggagagcaaaagcCTGAGGACAAAATAATAAAACTGTCAGCCTTTCACCAAAAATAATTGAGGCACTTCAGCTGATACACCCTATCTTGCAGAAAACAAGATGTCCTGCTGAATGAGAGATGCTACACAAACACTTGAGAATCAGACTTCTGAGGTTTAGGAGAACAgttttggaagaaaaaaaaagagtaaccACCTCAGGCTGTTTGCTGAATGCAGATTTAGACAGCAGCTGGCTGCCAAAATGATCCAAGGACAGTTGCTTGTTTATTTATGATAAAATAGTCAGGCTCTGCAATGTTGTATTTGATGCCTGTGGTAATTGACCAGTTTTGTCTTATTTTTGCACAGATAATTGAGGAATGGCATGTTCCTGTGGTCCGTCACGAGGGACATTGAACAAAAGGCTTCAGACTCCTTGTTTGCTTGCCAGAATGATTTGTAGGGCTAGATGCAATTGTACATTTCCTAATTAGGATTTTCACCCTCCATTGGGAACTGATTGGTGGATACATTTGGAGCTAGCATCATTATTCCCAAGCAATCTTTTTTTGAATCACGGTGCGCTGTCATTTCAGGGCTTCAGTGTGaaaatatcaggtgtgtttgtaACTTTCCCCCTGGCAGTGTACAGCATGTTTTGTCATGAGGAAGTAAACGCATCTTTTCCCTAGAAGATTCCTTTTCGAAGGGATGCCTTGAACCCTGATTGCAGACAATCGAGACTGTCTTAAGAGAGAACAGACCATCTCAGCTTTGAGAGGGGAATGAATGGATAATCAGTTAGGTGGTAGTAGGTGATGTTATGGAGTTTTTCCGTAGCCATTTTTCTTGATCGCTCCAATCCTTGTGTCCAGTGTATAAAGAATAGCCATTTTGTTGTGCCCTGTGAGTAATCAGACACTCTCATGCTTAGCTGGGAGAAAATGGCCACCACCTGTGCCACATATTTCACATCCATCAATGTCACTCAAAATGTCCAATACCCAACTACCCAGCTTAAgtattattgattgatttgtcCTTGCTGTTCACCAGCTGCATGACGTGCAAATGTGCCAGGTCCTCCTTTACCTGTAGCAGGGGTACTTGTATCCTGTGGTCTTTGGTGCTCGACCTGCCACTGGACTTCAACCAACTGGCTTGGGCTACTCCTCAACAAGTGTGCTCAATGTACTTTTTCATCCAGGCATTTTGCTCAGCCTTTCAGTGAAGTTTCCTTTCTCTATCCACATATACAAAGTTGAAGAGCTTTCCCCTTATCCCCCGAACTGGCCGTACCCACGTGTATCCCATTTATTGTTGTCAAAAGCACATGCCAAAGTCCAAAGCCATGTGGTCTGCCTGTGAGCCATCCTCCACCTCTATTCTAGGGGTTAGTTTCTTAGTTTTTTGTAGCTGAGCTGGGTACGTCTACCTGGCTGTATTTGCCATAGATGCTGCTGGTACGGGTTGCCTGCCCAAAGTACAaaatgttctgttcttttgtcttATTCCTGTTTGTAGGTTTGAGTGATCTGCAGCTGACTGTAGGTAAATGCAACCTGTGGATGGTTATCTCCACCTCTCAAGGGAAGCCTGCTGCTGATTGCAGAGGCTGCACCTGTCCAGCACGCCTTTCAAATGATAATTCTGTCCTCCATCTTGTTCTGAAGTCTTACATCAATGGAATGGCTGCTCTGTTTTGTGGTGCCATCTCTTTGATGTAAGACAGTCAGTTCGTATCTCTCATATCAGTCTTATGAGTGCATTTCTCATTTTAATACATATTGGGGGATACACAAGCCTCAGACAACCTCAGTCACTTTTGACACCTAGAATTAAATTTGGTTGAATATCGGCCTTCACCCATGCCACTTTCTGTGATTGCTTTTCCAAGGCTCATAGCACAGTGTAGGAATTTTTCATTACCCTGACTGTGTGTATTCACTTTTCCACAGGAACATTGGAGAATCTCAGAAGTACTATTTGCACagctctgctcccaaactcaACAGGTTTGTAGAGAACATTTCTTTCATTGTCCCAGCAGACTGGTGAACAAAGCAATTGTTCAGTTCTAAACGATGTAATTATATTTTGGAgatttgttagttttttttttaatatttagcAGTATATGGCCTGGAAGAATTCTCATAAAAGTAACATTAAGTTGCTAGTTTCCATAGAAACATGTAAAATGTGCTTGCTTTTGGGAATGCTTAGAGATCCCTGAATATTGTGCGTTTCATCATTTGGAAATGTCAACCTTGTCACAATCCATTCAAGTCACAATCTGACCACCACACTGTCTTTATTGTGATCACCTTGATACGGTTAATACGGTTGCATGTAATTGTGATCCATATAATTACCTAAATTAAAATATCATTCACTTGGTTAACAGTATAATATGTCATTTTTGTTGTCAAAATAATGTTTCTAGAACTACCACAGCTATGTCATTCTGAAAGAATTAAAGCATAGTGTTTTGTAGCATTTCCAGTACACTGTACAGTTGATTACTATGCATTTGGATACATATTTCAGGACAGGAGAAATGTGAACAGACAATGTCAGGTCAGATTGGCATACAATGCAATAGGCAAACAGTCTGGAAAGCTAGAAATATTGGGGAAActgtatgttttgttgtttttacaaCAAAACTACACATCGCaccattattgttttttttacctgtaCAAGCTTCAGATGTTCTTCTCCCTTTGTTATGCGCTACTAAAGCAACACCTCTGCTCCCCAGCTCAGTGCAAGACTTCAAATTCCACACCATTGCTTGGCTGAGACCATAGTGGCCTTGCTAATGCTCGTTGACCTTTTCTCTCCCGTTATCTCCCTCAGAAGTACGGTGTTGGTGCCTAGCTCCGCTCCTGTCGTAAAATCCAAGGGAGACAACAGCTCCTTAGCTCAGTTTGCCAGAAATGGAACCTCTGCATCCCCTGCAGAATGGACGTTCAATAGGACACTCTCCAACATGATCAGGTACTCGNNNNNNNNNNNNNNNNNNNNNNNNNNNNNNNNNNNNNNNNNNNNNNNNNNNNNNNNNNNNNNNNNNNNNNNNNNNNNNNNNNNNNNNNNNNNNNNNNNNNNNNNNNNNNNNNNNNNNNNNNNNNNNNNNNNNNNNNNNNNNNNNNNNNNNNNNNNNNNNNNNNNNNNNNNNNNNNNNNNNNNNNNNNNNNNNNNNNNNNNNNNNNNNNNNNNNNNNNNNNNNNNNNNNNNNNNNNNNNNNNNNNNNNNNNNNNNNNNNNNNNNNNNNNNNNNNNNNNNNNNNNNNNNNNNNNNNNNNNNNNNNNNNNNNNNNNNNNNNNNNNNNNNNNNNNNNNNNNNNNNNNNNNNNNNNNNNNNNNNNNNNNNNNNNNNNNNNNNNNNNNNNNNNNNNNNNNNNNNNNNNNNNNNNNNNNNNNNNNNNNNNNNNNNNNNNNNNNNNNNNNNNNNNNNNNNNNNNNNNNNNNNNNNNNNNNNNNNNNNNNNNNNNNNNNNNNNNNNNNNCACATTGATAACGCAGTAGACTTTTTTACATTGTTTTACTCTTTCATGTAAGTTTACACAACTTTGTATgtgttgtgcatttgtgtaaaATAACAGTATCCCAGATAATAATTTCCCAGCATCAGGTGAAGCCCTTTTCACCCTGGGCTGACTTCTCAAAAAGGAATGCTTCCACTTAAATTGATCACGACAAAGCCCATGATTTTGAGCAGACGGACATGAAAGGACTGTAGATTGTGGCTGAAAAGCTTCTAATTTGCGGGCAAGCCGATTCTCACTGCCTTCCCCATGGAGGGCCATGGCTAGGGTAGGCCTGCAGCTGCGTGCCGGAAGGTTCCGAAGAAGGCATGGGGAGGAGTTTCGCCTCTGTATCTCCTCAGCCTGTCATCCCAAAGCTGCCGTTTCAAGAGCTTCCTTCCTGAGATGAAAATGACAAGAAATgtcctcctatctctctctctctctctctctctttatctgtcctctatccctctttctgcctttttATGGCCCTCTCTGTGGCAGCTGCTGCATGAGTAGCCTAACGCATCAGCCTCTCATTATAAAATCCGGAGGACGACTTCCTCAGTTATCAAGCTCGTTTCAGATAAGGCCattgtttgtgcacacacacttgcggtGCCAGGGAAACTGTGGGGCCTTTCTGTGACG
Above is a genomic segment from Clupea harengus chromosome 3, Ch_v2.0.2, whole genome shotgun sequence containing:
- the st8sia2 gene encoding alpha-2,8-sialyltransferase 8B, which encodes MSFEFRALLFGIVTMLVIFLIIADISVVEEEIANIGESQKYYLHSSAPKLNRSTVLVPSSAPVVKSKGDNSSLAQFARNGTSASPAEWTFNRTLSNMIRHFDPQQLTIEKVSEVTVNQETC